A window of the Kosakonia sp. BYX6 genome harbors these coding sequences:
- a CDS encoding HlyD family secretion protein encodes MKSLLSLLGRYVLTLSAVVVATLVAFIFWKQYAQTPWTRDGRVRADVVQIAPDVSGPVSRVAVRDNQWVNRGDVLYAIDPHWLKLAVLSAQADVEAKRHEMLMRQDAARRRALIKGVISSEDIQQTGSAASIAAANYQGALTALELAQLNLAHATVRSPVDGYVTHLRLRPGDYATAGETKVAIVDAHSFWVVGYFEETKLRHIRVGNTAQIVLMGFDPLITGHVESIGRGIGDSNDETGGLGLPDVNPTFSWVRLAQRVPVRIQLDTLPAGIELVAGLSASVSIMP; translated from the coding sequence ATGAAATCTTTACTCTCTTTGCTGGGTCGCTATGTGCTGACGTTAAGTGCCGTAGTGGTGGCGACGCTCGTGGCGTTTATTTTCTGGAAACAGTATGCGCAGACACCCTGGACGCGCGACGGGCGGGTTCGTGCCGATGTGGTGCAGATTGCGCCGGATGTTTCCGGGCCAGTGAGCCGCGTGGCGGTCCGCGATAACCAGTGGGTTAATCGTGGCGATGTTCTCTATGCCATCGATCCGCACTGGCTGAAGCTGGCCGTGCTGAGTGCACAGGCTGACGTTGAGGCAAAACGTCATGAGATGCTGATGCGCCAGGATGCGGCCAGGCGACGTGCACTGATCAAAGGGGTGATTTCCAGTGAGGACATCCAGCAAACAGGCAGTGCGGCAAGCATCGCGGCGGCCAATTATCAGGGGGCACTGACCGCGCTGGAACTGGCGCAGCTTAATTTAGCACATGCCACCGTACGCTCACCGGTGGATGGCTATGTCACGCATCTCCGTCTTCGCCCCGGTGACTATGCCACTGCGGGAGAGACAAAAGTCGCCATTGTCGATGCGCACAGTTTCTGGGTGGTGGGCTACTTTGAAGAGACCAAACTGCGTCATATCCGTGTCGGAAATACCGCGCAGATTGTGCTGATGGGATTTGATCCACTGATCACGGGGCATGTGGAGAGTATCGGACGTGGGATCGGTGACAGCAACGACGAGACGGGTGGACTTGGGCTACCGGATGTTAATCCCACCTTTAGCTGGGTGCGGCTGGCTCAACGCGTACCGGTGCGCATCCAGTTAGATACCTTGCCTGCGGGCATTGAGTTAGTGGCAGGATTATCCGCGAGCGTGTCCATCATGCCTTAA
- a CDS encoding DUF1656 domain-containing protein produces the protein MINDINIGGVFIPGLLMTALIALICTLSLVPFFSFSRLYRRLPFRPLIDFSTFIISFFLLLQGLTTLGLFA, from the coding sequence ATGATAAATGACATCAATATCGGGGGTGTTTTTATCCCCGGCCTGCTGATGACTGCGCTCATCGCGCTGATCTGTACGCTGTCACTCGTACCGTTTTTCTCTTTCAGCAGGCTTTACCGCCGTTTGCCCTTTCGCCCGTTGATTGATTTTTCAACCTTTATCATTAGTTTTTTCCTGCTTTTGCAGGGCCTGACCACTCTGGGGTTATTCGCATGA
- a CDS encoding FUSC family protein, which yields MLLSDAHALLYSVRSFAAAMLAYYIALSIGLERPSWAIITVYIVSQTSVGASLSRSLYRLAGTVAGAGATVLIVPTFVNMPVLCSVILTGWITFCLGLSLLERTPRAYAFVLAGYTASLIGFPAVSDPGSVFNIAIIRVQEIMIGIVCAALIHRYILPSRISGLFNSKLTQTLHAARQRVADTLAGKSDAVSNPLHLALALQFLQGISHHIPYDFALSVPARQARKALHDRLARLVIVNGELCDRLQMIADMPADMQTLLDDVQAWLTCGDSGKRKNTADALQKRSARLAQERAVQSLTFEDALRVNFLGYIAELISLIHQCEQLSEAIYHAKPAPTRTEDNTAKGYVFHRDPLSAARTALGAFVIILSGCLLWIYSAWPDGGTAVSILGVCCTLFGSFDTPAPHIVKYIIGSIWGVLISLIYSFALLPQLSDFPVLVAVLAPVYLLAGSLQARPPTTFMAMGITLTLPVLCELGAHYSGNFADAANTAIALFFATGFAVISMSLLQTVQADAAINRLLKLCQRDIRRSVNGVFKGNETHWTNLMIDRAALLLPRLPRSGPSSARALAHLMHFMRVGLGVMHLRRCDASSGCCEINTILYDLTRSTETEALRERIAAITDLCLPATDEPSRQLVDKLVDLHCALRTQDEEPANDK from the coding sequence ATGCTACTGAGCGATGCCCACGCTCTGCTCTATTCCGTCAGGAGTTTTGCCGCAGCCATGCTCGCGTATTACATCGCCCTGTCGATTGGCCTTGAACGCCCCTCCTGGGCCATCATCACCGTCTATATCGTTTCGCAAACGTCGGTCGGGGCCTCACTGAGCAGGAGTCTCTATCGCCTGGCCGGCACCGTGGCTGGCGCTGGGGCAACGGTGCTGATCGTGCCCACATTTGTGAATATGCCCGTGTTGTGCAGCGTGATACTGACAGGCTGGATCACGTTCTGCCTCGGGTTATCCCTACTTGAACGCACACCCCGTGCCTATGCCTTTGTGCTGGCCGGTTACACCGCGAGCCTGATTGGCTTTCCCGCCGTTTCCGACCCAGGCTCGGTGTTTAACATCGCCATCATCCGGGTGCAGGAGATAATGATCGGCATCGTCTGCGCCGCACTGATTCACCGGTACATTCTGCCCAGTCGGATATCAGGCCTGTTCAACAGCAAATTAACGCAGACGCTGCACGCGGCGCGACAGCGTGTTGCCGATACACTGGCGGGCAAGTCTGATGCGGTGTCAAACCCCTTGCACCTCGCGCTGGCATTGCAATTCCTGCAGGGCATCAGCCACCACATCCCGTATGATTTTGCCCTTTCGGTTCCGGCCCGCCAGGCCAGGAAAGCACTCCATGACAGGCTGGCGCGATTAGTCATCGTGAACGGTGAATTATGCGATCGCTTGCAGATGATCGCGGATATGCCCGCCGACATGCAGACACTGCTGGATGATGTTCAGGCCTGGCTGACCTGCGGCGATAGCGGGAAACGCAAGAATACGGCGGATGCGCTACAAAAACGCAGCGCCCGGTTGGCACAGGAGCGTGCGGTACAGTCGTTGACCTTTGAGGACGCGCTTCGGGTGAATTTCTTAGGCTACATAGCGGAGTTGATTAGCCTCATTCACCAGTGTGAGCAACTTTCGGAGGCTATCTACCACGCCAAACCCGCACCTACACGAACGGAAGATAACACAGCGAAAGGGTATGTTTTCCATCGCGATCCCCTGAGTGCTGCCCGCACGGCACTGGGCGCGTTTGTCATCATCCTCAGCGGCTGTCTGCTATGGATTTACTCGGCCTGGCCAGATGGCGGCACGGCGGTCTCCATTCTTGGGGTCTGTTGCACATTGTTTGGCAGTTTCGACACGCCAGCACCCCATATTGTGAAATACATTATCGGCTCCATCTGGGGCGTATTAATCAGTCTTATCTATAGTTTTGCCCTGCTTCCCCAGCTCAGCGATTTTCCCGTACTGGTTGCCGTGCTTGCTCCGGTCTACCTGCTTGCCGGGTCACTCCAGGCGCGGCCACCCACCACTTTTATGGCGATGGGAATAACGTTAACGCTGCCTGTGTTGTGCGAGCTGGGTGCGCACTACAGCGGCAACTTCGCCGATGCCGCTAACACCGCCATCGCGCTATTTTTCGCGACCGGTTTTGCGGTCATTAGCATGAGCTTGCTGCAAACCGTGCAAGCCGACGCGGCGATAAACCGACTGCTGAAACTTTGCCAGCGTGATATCCGCCGTAGCGTGAACGGTGTGTTTAAAGGCAATGAAACGCACTGGACCAATCTGATGATTGACCGGGCCGCCCTGCTGTTGCCGCGCTTGCCGCGTAGCGGGCCGTCATCCGCTCGGGCACTTGCTCATCTGATGCACTTTATGCGCGTTGGCCTCGGTGTGATGCACCTGCGCCGCTGCGATGCGTCCTCAGGCTGTTGTGAGATCAACACCATCCTTTATGACCTTACCCGCTCAACGGAGACAGAAGCCTTACGCGAGCGCATCGCTGCGATAACCGATCTCTGCTTGCCCGCAACTGATGAACCATCGCGCCAGTTAGTCGACAAACTGGTTGATCTGCACTGCGCGTTACGGACGCAGGACGAGGAACCCGCCAATGATAAATGA
- a CDS encoding AraC family transcriptional regulator, whose translation MTSRLANTLFDPDSTPSPAVARHIDFVDYAAEVPVHTHRKGQLIIALYGAVICRAENDIWIVPPDCAVWIPGGVPHSAKATWNAHLNYLFIEPGAVALPEKCCTLAISPLIKELIDRLTNEEVDYAPQSHVGRLTRVTLDELVTMPQQKLSLPVSANPKIRAMADALVSNPEDRSTFKVWAKRLALSERSLARLMLRETGLTFGRWRQQLHLIIALRELASGVSVQNVAANLGYESVNAFITMFRKTMGSTPAHYFAARRMADS comes from the coding sequence ATGACATCCCGCCTTGCCAATACGTTGTTTGATCCCGACAGCACGCCGAGCCCGGCAGTCGCACGTCATATTGATTTCGTGGATTACGCAGCAGAAGTGCCGGTTCATACGCACCGCAAAGGGCAGTTGATTATTGCCCTGTACGGGGCGGTAATTTGTCGTGCGGAAAATGATATCTGGATAGTGCCACCCGATTGCGCGGTGTGGATCCCAGGCGGAGTTCCTCATAGCGCCAAAGCGACCTGGAATGCGCACCTTAACTACTTGTTTATTGAACCCGGAGCAGTCGCGCTGCCGGAAAAATGCTGCACGCTGGCAATTTCACCGCTGATTAAAGAGTTAATTGATCGCTTAACAAATGAAGAAGTTGATTACGCACCGCAGAGCCATGTTGGCAGGTTGACCAGAGTGACGCTCGATGAACTCGTGACCATGCCGCAGCAGAAATTGAGCCTGCCGGTTTCTGCGAACCCTAAAATTCGCGCTATGGCCGATGCGCTGGTCAGCAATCCGGAAGATCGGAGCACATTCAAAGTCTGGGCAAAGCGACTGGCGCTCAGCGAACGTTCATTAGCGCGCTTAATGCTGCGTGAAACCGGTCTGACCTTCGGTCGCTGGCGTCAGCAACTGCATTTGATTATTGCCCTTCGGGAACTGGCAAGCGGAGTATCGGTACAAAACGTGGCGGCAAACCTGGGGTATGAGTCGGTTAACGCGTTTATTACCATGTTCAGAAAAACGATGGGCAGCACGCCAGCGCACTATTTTGCTGCTCGCAGAATGGCGGATTCATAG
- a CDS encoding zinc-binding dehydrogenase: MVARITDNKGVDLILDFIGAPYFERNVNALNFGGRLVQIGIMGGIENAKIPLDRVLYRHVQIIGTVMKSRSQEVKHEMSRRFEECWLTRFGKDGLNPVIDSVFPLVNACKARQRMEDGLNTGKIVLTM, encoded by the coding sequence GTGGTCGCCAGAATCACCGATAACAAGGGTGTTGATCTCATCCTTGATTTTATCGGTGCGCCATATTTTGAACGAAACGTGAACGCACTTAATTTTGGTGGCCGCCTGGTGCAGATTGGCATTATGGGAGGCATTGAAAACGCGAAGATCCCGCTGGACCGGGTGTTGTACCGCCATGTGCAGATTATCGGTACGGTAATGAAATCACGTTCGCAAGAAGTGAAGCATGAGATGTCCCGTCGCTTTGAAGAGTGCTGGTTAACCCGCTTCGGTAAAGATGGGCTGAACCCGGTTATTGACAGCGTATTCCCGCTGGTCAACGCCTGTAAAGCTCGCCAGCGTATGGAAGACGGTCTGAACACAGGAAAAATTGTGTTGACGATGTAG